One window from the genome of Kaistella carnis encodes:
- a CDS encoding pyridoxal phosphate-dependent aminotransferase has protein sequence MEKYSDRLNRLSFSQTFVMSNKVREMKAAGIDVISLTLGEPDFDVPNNIKEAAFEAINKNFSHYSPVPGFLDLREAICGKLKRDNNLEYNASQICVSNGAKQAIINVLASIINKGDEVILPAPYWVSYDEMVKMMDGTSVFIETSIDTEFKMTAAQLEKAITPKTKALLYSSPCNPSGSYYTRAELEAIANVIAKYPQITIISDEIYEFINYEGQHTSIAEFPQVYEQTAVINGMSKAFAMTGWRIGYSACPTWLAKACEKIQGQMTSGANSMAQKASVTALQTDPSEYRFMVEEFKKRRDIVYDLMKDIPGFNINYPKAAFYFFPDISFYKGKTLNGTKINNADDFSMFLLEHAQVGTVGGVSFGNPNCIRFSYAASEHELREAMKRIKDFLTAVKMT, from the coding sequence ATGGAAAAATATTCTGATCGGTTAAACAGACTGAGTTTTTCGCAGACTTTTGTGATGAGTAATAAAGTGCGTGAAATGAAAGCTGCCGGCATCGATGTTATCAGTTTAACTCTAGGCGAACCCGATTTCGACGTGCCCAACAATATCAAAGAAGCAGCATTTGAGGCCATCAATAAAAATTTCAGTCACTACTCTCCTGTTCCAGGATTTTTGGATTTAAGGGAAGCAATATGTGGTAAATTAAAAAGAGATAATAATCTTGAATATAATGCGTCTCAAATTTGTGTTTCTAATGGCGCGAAACAGGCAATCATTAACGTTCTGGCCTCCATTATTAATAAAGGCGACGAGGTGATTTTACCCGCACCGTATTGGGTGAGTTATGACGAAATGGTAAAAATGATGGATGGAACTTCCGTATTTATTGAAACTTCCATCGACACCGAGTTTAAAATGACCGCAGCGCAATTAGAAAAAGCAATTACGCCTAAAACAAAGGCCTTGCTTTATAGTTCCCCCTGCAATCCTTCCGGAAGTTATTATACGCGGGCAGAGTTAGAAGCGATTGCGAATGTAATTGCTAAATATCCTCAGATCACCATTATCTCCGATGAGATCTATGAATTTATTAATTATGAGGGTCAACATACGTCCATTGCAGAGTTTCCTCAAGTGTATGAACAAACTGCTGTGATTAATGGAATGTCGAAAGCTTTTGCAATGACTGGGTGGCGCATTGGTTATTCTGCGTGTCCAACATGGCTGGCAAAAGCGTGTGAGAAGATTCAGGGGCAAATGACAAGTGGTGCAAATTCGATGGCGCAAAAAGCCTCGGTTACTGCTCTGCAGACTGACCCAAGTGAATATCGATTTATGGTGGAAGAATTTAAAAAAAGAAGGGATATTGTTTATGACTTGATGAAGGATATTCCAGGATTTAATATCAATTATCCGAAAGCTGCTTTTTACTTCTTTCCTGATATTTCTTTTTACAAAGGGAAAACTTTAAATGGAACTAAAATTAATAATGCAGATGATTTCTCAATGTTTCTGTTGGAGCATGCACAGGTAGGAACCGTTGGTGGCGTTTCTTTTGGTAATCCAAATTGTATTCGATTTTCATACGCTGCTTCAGAACATGAGTTGCGGGAAGCCATGAAAAGAATAAAAGACTTTTTAACTGCAGTAAAAATGACTTAA
- the rsmG gene encoding 16S rRNA (guanine(527)-N(7))-methyltransferase RsmG, with amino-acid sequence MSVELIEKYFPNLSDHQKKQFADLNDLYKEWNEKINVISRKDMESLYEKHILHSLGIAKIMEFAPGTKVLDIGTGGGFPGIPLAILFPEVHFTLVDSIGKKISVVKEVSEGIGLKNVKAIHARAEDIKDQFHFVVSRAVTQMPVFLRWLRGKFAKDQFNPKHNGVLYLKGGDLAEELYGLKAELFPLKNYFESEFFETKKVVYLSKGNFNS; translated from the coding sequence ATGTCTGTTGAATTAATCGAAAAATATTTTCCAAACCTTTCTGACCATCAGAAAAAACAATTTGCTGATCTAAATGATTTATATAAAGAGTGGAACGAAAAAATCAATGTGATTTCCCGCAAAGATATGGAGTCCCTATATGAGAAGCACATTCTTCATTCATTAGGAATCGCAAAGATCATGGAGTTTGCACCAGGAACAAAAGTACTGGATATTGGAACGGGCGGCGGTTTTCCCGGTATTCCTTTAGCAATCTTATTTCCAGAAGTTCATTTTACATTAGTTGATTCGATCGGTAAAAAAATTTCGGTGGTTAAAGAGGTTTCGGAAGGAATTGGTTTGAAAAATGTAAAGGCCATACATGCACGTGCAGAAGACATTAAAGATCAGTTTCACTTTGTCGTAAGTCGTGCTGTGACTCAAATGCCGGTATTTCTTCGTTGGTTACGCGGTAAATTTGCCAAAGATCAGTTTAATCCAAAACACAATGGCGTTCTCTATTTAAAAGGTGGTGATTTAGCTGAGGAACTTTATGGATTAAAAGCCGAGTTATTTCCCCTAAAAAATTATTTCGAAAGTGAATTTTTTGAGACCAAAAAAGTAGTATATTTATCTAAAGGAAATTTTAATTCCTAA